One stretch of Microbacterium faecale DNA includes these proteins:
- a CDS encoding YrdB family protein: MSSETSRAGVGPRVTVLDVLRLVSELLAFGALAVWGFLAWPVPWNIVAGIGAPVAAILVWALFLSPKAVIRLPRFVRLVVELLVFVSATLALWALDLAWAGIAVGLFCIVVGVFVLRRDTAR, translated from the coding sequence ATGAGTTCCGAGACCTCCCGTGCGGGCGTCGGCCCGCGCGTGACCGTGCTCGATGTGCTGCGCCTCGTGAGCGAATTGCTCGCGTTCGGCGCGCTGGCCGTGTGGGGGTTTCTCGCGTGGCCGGTGCCGTGGAACATCGTCGCGGGCATCGGCGCACCGGTCGCCGCGATCCTCGTGTGGGCGCTCTTCCTCTCCCCGAAGGCGGTGATCCGCCTGCCGCGCTTCGTGAGGCTGGTGGTGGAGCTCCTGGTCTTCGTCAGCGCGACCCTCGCGCTCTGGGCACTCGATCTCGCGTGGGCTGGCATCGCGGTGGGTCTCTTCTGCATCGTCGTCGGCGTGTTCGTGCTGCGACGCGACACCGCGCGGTAG
- a CDS encoding FAD-binding oxidoreductase, with protein sequence MVPVLDQLRSALGPRVTTDPSVLDRARCDRSGHAASAPPIAVVRAQSVEDVRATMRIAHATGTPVVTQAAMSGVAGASNAGAGEIALSVAEMTRILEISPDDELAVVEPGIVNAELNAQLAEHGLWWAPDPASREIATVGGNIATGAGGLLCAKYGVTRDAVLGLDVVLADGRLISTGHRSVKGVTGLDITSLMIGSEGTLGVIVGATLKLRRLVAGDVCTLTATFSTVRDAAAASAAVTASGIRPAIMELMDALSLRAAHDLLGLELPADGAALLAIQTDGPDAAAEADGIARILAGHAQDVSLTRDREEGEHLLRIRRAMHHALSALGSTLVEDVSVPRSRMAEMFDEIARVEREHGVRIPTVAHAGDGNLHPNFIFDGDEVPDVIWAAADDLFRAAVALGGTLTGEHGIGVLKARWLADELGDDQWQLQRDIMRVFDPTGILNPGKVFVDAE encoded by the coding sequence ATGGTTCCCGTCCTCGATCAGCTCCGCTCCGCGCTCGGCCCCCGGGTGACGACAGACCCGAGTGTCCTCGACCGTGCCCGCTGCGATCGTTCCGGACACGCGGCATCCGCACCGCCGATCGCCGTCGTCCGCGCTCAGAGCGTCGAGGACGTGCGCGCCACGATGCGCATCGCGCACGCGACGGGGACGCCGGTGGTGACCCAGGCGGCGATGTCGGGCGTCGCGGGAGCGAGCAACGCCGGCGCGGGCGAGATCGCGCTCTCGGTCGCCGAGATGACGCGGATCCTCGAAATCTCTCCCGACGATGAGCTCGCCGTCGTCGAACCCGGCATCGTCAACGCGGAGCTCAACGCGCAGCTCGCGGAGCACGGCCTCTGGTGGGCCCCTGATCCCGCGAGCCGTGAGATCGCGACGGTCGGCGGCAACATCGCGACCGGCGCGGGAGGGCTCCTGTGCGCGAAGTACGGCGTCACGCGAGACGCGGTGCTCGGCCTCGACGTGGTGCTGGCCGATGGCCGCCTCATCTCCACGGGACACCGCAGCGTCAAGGGCGTCACCGGTCTCGACATCACGAGCCTCATGATCGGATCCGAGGGGACGCTCGGCGTCATCGTCGGGGCGACCCTCAAACTCCGCCGCCTCGTTGCCGGCGACGTCTGCACGCTCACCGCCACCTTTTCGACCGTCCGCGATGCGGCGGCGGCCTCCGCAGCCGTCACGGCGTCGGGGATCCGCCCCGCGATCATGGAGCTCATGGATGCTCTGTCACTGCGGGCCGCGCACGACCTGCTCGGACTCGAGCTTCCCGCCGACGGCGCCGCTCTGTTGGCGATCCAGACGGACGGCCCGGACGCCGCGGCAGAGGCCGACGGCATCGCGCGGATCCTCGCGGGGCACGCGCAGGACGTCTCACTCACGCGCGATCGCGAGGAGGGTGAGCACCTGCTGCGGATCCGTCGCGCGATGCATCACGCGTTGTCGGCGCTCGGGTCGACGCTCGTCGAGGACGTCTCCGTTCCACGCTCGCGCATGGCGGAGATGTTCGACGAGATCGCACGGGTCGAACGCGAGCACGGCGTGCGGATCCCGACGGTCGCGCACGCGGGCGACGGCAACCTGCATCCGAACTTCATCTTCGACGGCGACGAGGTACCGGATGTCATCTGGGCGGCCGCGGACGATCTCTTCCGCGCGGCGGTCGCGCTCGGCGGCACCCTCACGGGCGAGCACGGCATCGGCGTGCTGAAGGCCCGCTGGCTCGCCGACGAACTCGGCGACGATCAGTGGCAGCTGCAACGCGACATCATGCGCGTGTTCGACCCGACGGGGATTCTGAACCCCGGCAAGGTGTTCGTCGACGCCGAGTGA
- a CDS encoding glucosamine-6-phosphate deaminase, translating into MAEVVIVPDRTTAGALVADHIAAVIRRRPDAVLGLATGSTPLPVYAAMRERLADADVSRVRGFALDEYVGIDLAHPESYSSVIAREVVEPLGLDPDRILTPPAHDADLAGAGERYDAAIRAAGGVDVQLLGIGTDGHIGFNEPGSSFASRTRVKTLTRQTREDNARFFDSIDEVPRHCLTQGLGTILDARHLVLLAFGEGKAAAVAGAVEGPVSALLPGSAIQLHPHVTVVVDEAAASRLQLADYYRDTFAHKPEWQTL; encoded by the coding sequence GTGGCTGAAGTCGTCATCGTCCCGGACCGCACCACGGCCGGTGCCCTTGTCGCCGATCACATCGCCGCCGTCATCCGCCGTCGGCCGGACGCCGTGCTGGGGCTCGCGACAGGATCCACGCCGTTGCCCGTGTACGCGGCGATGCGCGAGCGACTGGCGGACGCCGACGTGTCACGCGTGCGCGGTTTCGCGCTCGACGAGTACGTGGGCATCGATCTGGCGCACCCCGAGTCGTATTCCTCGGTCATCGCGCGCGAGGTCGTCGAACCGCTCGGCCTCGACCCCGATCGGATCCTCACCCCGCCGGCTCACGACGCCGATCTCGCGGGAGCGGGCGAGCGATACGACGCCGCAATTCGCGCCGCGGGCGGCGTCGACGTCCAGCTGCTGGGCATCGGCACAGACGGCCACATCGGGTTCAACGAGCCGGGATCCTCCTTCGCCTCGCGCACTCGGGTCAAGACCCTCACGCGGCAGACCCGCGAGGACAACGCGCGCTTCTTCGACTCGATCGATGAGGTGCCGCGACACTGCCTGACGCAGGGGCTCGGCACGATCCTCGACGCGCGGCACCTCGTGCTCCTCGCTTTCGGCGAGGGGAAGGCCGCCGCCGTCGCCGGCGCGGTCGAGGGGCCGGTTTCCGCGCTGCTGCCCGGATCCGCAATCCAGCTGCACCCGCACGTGACCGTTGTCGTGGACGAGGCCGCGGCCTCGCGTCTCCAGCTCGCGGACTATTACCGCGACACCTTCGCGCACAAGCCGGAATGGCAGACGCTCTGA
- a CDS encoding L,D-transpeptidase family protein: protein MTELATRPAEPGDAPRVEWVEPEQKKRSPRKLWLGIGIPVVSVVAAGALVLVGTTLTAPGVTVLGTDVGMQTTGGAAEALSTGVQNASITVEVEGQSASFTGEDLGLAVDAEQTAEAVKDAYPLWKIGKWNPGAVEGELTVDEAVTSDALEKAFPDLHTAPVNAQVEFQDGSYVAVPDEKGHGIDTEAFVQAVSEQLASAQSVQALASGETILAAGSTPSISVDASTTETTAPFVEKDAAATAEKLNNAVSGVSFTLDGDTVDEVGTKKVASWLDVAVTDDGTVDVQAKTDLIQEYVDALPKKVDQEPVDADVVVDASGNVSKVIVEGQDGYAVAATDGVGQEIEAQLTSLEPAEVALAGEKVAHERTERFRRAVVDKSDGHSHFYETVNDGEEKLMKSFPMALGKPGHDTVNGTYPVYGQLTIQDMGSCDAEGEYVPGGRFDYCTADVPFVTYFNGDQGFHGTYWHSNFGPGAYMSHGCVNLTESAAEWVYYFLQTGSPVTVQN, encoded by the coding sequence ATGACCGAGCTGGCGACGCGTCCCGCCGAACCGGGGGACGCACCACGTGTCGAGTGGGTGGAGCCGGAGCAGAAGAAGCGCTCTCCGCGCAAGCTCTGGCTCGGCATCGGGATCCCGGTGGTCTCCGTCGTCGCCGCGGGCGCGCTCGTGCTGGTCGGCACGACCCTCACCGCTCCGGGCGTGACGGTGCTCGGCACCGACGTCGGCATGCAGACCACCGGCGGCGCCGCCGAAGCGCTGTCGACGGGCGTTCAGAATGCCTCCATCACGGTCGAGGTCGAGGGGCAGTCGGCATCGTTCACCGGTGAGGACCTCGGTCTCGCCGTCGACGCCGAGCAGACTGCGGAGGCCGTCAAGGATGCCTACCCGCTGTGGAAGATCGGCAAGTGGAATCCCGGCGCCGTCGAGGGCGAGCTGACGGTCGACGAGGCGGTCACGAGCGACGCGCTCGAGAAGGCGTTCCCCGACCTCCACACCGCCCCCGTCAACGCGCAGGTCGAGTTCCAAGACGGCTCCTACGTCGCCGTGCCGGATGAGAAGGGCCACGGCATCGACACCGAGGCGTTCGTCCAGGCGGTGTCCGAGCAGCTCGCGAGCGCGCAGTCCGTGCAGGCACTCGCGTCGGGCGAGACGATCCTCGCCGCGGGGTCCACGCCGTCGATCTCCGTCGACGCGTCCACCACCGAGACGACCGCGCCCTTCGTCGAAAAGGATGCCGCCGCCACCGCCGAGAAGCTGAACAACGCGGTCAGCGGAGTCAGTTTCACGCTCGACGGCGACACCGTCGACGAGGTGGGCACCAAGAAGGTCGCCAGCTGGCTCGACGTCGCCGTGACCGACGACGGCACGGTCGACGTGCAGGCGAAGACCGACCTCATCCAGGAGTACGTCGACGCGCTGCCGAAGAAGGTCGATCAGGAGCCCGTCGATGCCGACGTCGTCGTCGACGCGTCCGGCAACGTGAGCAAGGTCATCGTCGAAGGACAGGACGGCTACGCGGTCGCGGCGACCGACGGCGTCGGCCAGGAGATCGAGGCGCAGCTGACGTCGCTCGAGCCCGCCGAGGTCGCGCTCGCGGGCGAGAAGGTGGCGCACGAGCGTACCGAGCGCTTCCGTCGCGCAGTCGTCGACAAGAGCGACGGCCACTCGCACTTCTACGAGACCGTCAACGACGGCGAAGAGAAGCTCATGAAGAGCTTCCCGATGGCGCTCGGCAAGCCTGGCCACGACACGGTCAACGGCACGTACCCCGTGTACGGCCAGCTCACGATCCAGGACATGGGCTCGTGCGACGCAGAAGGCGAATACGTGCCCGGCGGTCGATTCGACTACTGCACGGCCGACGTCCCCTTCGTCACCTACTTCAACGGCGACCAGGGCTTCCACGGCACGTACTGGCACAGCAACTTCGGCCCGGGCGCGTACATGAGCCACGGCTGCGTGAACCTCACCGAGAGTGCCGCCGAGTGGGTCTACTACTTCCTGCAGACCGGTTCACCCGTCACCGTCCAGAATTAA
- a CDS encoding GNAT family N-acetyltransferase, with translation MSELHVEELSAATIVAANSLSLKPGQEEFIAPTTYAVEMGVADPQKTWQRVVIDAEGGVVAFIRAYFDPEAPSDYLRAALWRINVDAEAQGRGAGRFAVEAVLDEARRRGSDRLTVVYEAGELGPEAFFRRVGFTPVGESEYGEVVAEILL, from the coding sequence ATGAGCGAGCTGCACGTCGAAGAACTGTCCGCCGCCACAATCGTCGCGGCCAACAGCCTGAGCCTGAAGCCAGGCCAGGAAGAGTTCATCGCGCCCACGACCTACGCGGTCGAAATGGGCGTCGCCGACCCGCAGAAGACCTGGCAGCGGGTCGTGATCGACGCCGAGGGCGGTGTCGTCGCCTTCATTCGCGCGTACTTCGATCCCGAGGCACCGAGCGACTACCTGCGTGCCGCGCTGTGGCGCATCAACGTCGACGCCGAGGCCCAGGGTCGCGGCGCGGGTCGATTCGCCGTCGAAGCGGTGCTCGACGAGGCGCGCCGTCGTGGCTCCGATCGCCTCACGGTCGTCTATGAAGCCGGAGAACTCGGTCCGGAGGCCTTCTTCCGCCGCGTCGGTTTCACGCCCGTCGGCGAATCCGAGTACGGTGAAGTAGTCGCCGAGATTCTGCTATAG
- a CDS encoding ABC transporter ATP-binding protein, with the protein MSGTVHGVAGEDRSDYTKAESKAIRSRSWRLLLSLIAPMKWRVILTAVVVVAQTAVRVLGPALLGLGLNAALPAVLEGEDWGPTWLIAGAYAGTAIVGAALLAWYDMLAARVTQTVLLDLRTRVFRHTQRLSLEFHETYTSGRIISRQTSDLDTIRELLNGGLTQLVNGVLYGVFTFIALVIVDWQSGLVIVVMLVPLTLLLRWFYRRSQLAYRATRVISAQVIVKFVETMTGIRAGKAFRSEPRNEVTFGKLSWNYREANMRVIRLFGTFEPALMAISAFAIGIVVLWGGVRITWDEFSVGLLLSVVLYVRNFFTPLQEVAMFVNSFQSASAALEKVSGVLEEGLSVPDPTKPVAIETARGHLLFDDVTFGYGEGRTVLPHFRLDIPAGQTVALVGTTGAGKSTLAKLLSRFYDPTRGAVRLDGIDLRNLDPGDMRRAIVMVTQEAYLFSGSVADNIALGRPGASPEEIIAAAKAVGAHEFIEQLPDGYDTDVNKRGGRVSAGQRQLVSFARAFLADPAVLILDEATASLDIPSERAIQDALQTLLADRTAIIIAHRLSTVEIADRVLVMEYGEIIEDDSPEALKQGTGKFAQLHKAWQDSLV; encoded by the coding sequence ATGAGCGGAACCGTCCACGGCGTCGCCGGCGAAGACCGCAGCGACTACACCAAGGCGGAGAGCAAGGCGATCCGGAGTCGTTCCTGGCGGCTGCTCCTGTCCCTCATCGCGCCCATGAAGTGGCGCGTGATCCTCACGGCGGTCGTCGTCGTCGCGCAGACGGCCGTGCGTGTGCTCGGCCCCGCTCTGCTCGGCCTCGGTCTCAACGCAGCGCTGCCGGCCGTGCTCGAGGGCGAGGACTGGGGACCGACGTGGCTGATCGCAGGGGCGTACGCCGGCACGGCCATCGTCGGTGCGGCCCTCCTCGCCTGGTACGACATGCTGGCGGCCCGGGTCACGCAGACGGTGCTGCTGGATCTGCGCACGCGGGTGTTCCGTCACACGCAGCGATTGAGTCTCGAGTTCCACGAGACGTACACCTCGGGGCGCATCATCTCGCGCCAGACGAGCGACCTCGACACGATCCGCGAGCTGCTCAACGGCGGGCTCACGCAGCTCGTCAACGGCGTGCTCTACGGCGTCTTTACCTTCATCGCGCTCGTGATCGTGGACTGGCAGTCCGGCCTCGTCATCGTCGTCATGCTCGTGCCGCTCACGCTGCTGCTGCGGTGGTTCTACCGCCGCTCGCAGCTCGCCTACCGTGCGACGCGCGTCATCAGCGCGCAGGTGATCGTCAAGTTCGTCGAGACGATGACCGGGATCCGCGCCGGCAAGGCATTCCGCAGCGAGCCGCGTAACGAGGTGACCTTCGGCAAGCTGTCATGGAACTACCGCGAGGCGAACATGCGCGTGATCCGCCTGTTCGGCACCTTCGAGCCTGCGCTGATGGCGATCTCTGCGTTCGCGATCGGCATCGTCGTCCTCTGGGGCGGCGTGCGCATCACGTGGGACGAGTTCTCCGTCGGTCTGCTGCTGAGCGTCGTGCTGTACGTGCGCAACTTCTTCACCCCGCTGCAGGAGGTGGCGATGTTCGTCAACTCCTTCCAGTCGGCATCCGCCGCTCTCGAGAAGGTGTCGGGCGTGCTCGAAGAGGGGCTCTCGGTACCGGATCCCACGAAGCCGGTCGCCATCGAGACGGCGCGTGGCCACCTGCTGTTCGACGACGTCACGTTTGGGTACGGCGAAGGGCGGACGGTGCTGCCGCACTTCCGCCTCGACATCCCCGCGGGGCAGACGGTCGCTCTGGTCGGCACGACCGGCGCGGGCAAGTCGACGCTGGCGAAGCTGCTGTCGCGGTTCTACGACCCGACGCGCGGCGCCGTGCGCCTCGACGGCATCGACCTGCGCAACCTCGACCCCGGAGACATGCGCCGCGCGATCGTCATGGTGACGCAGGAGGCGTATCTGTTCAGCGGATCCGTCGCCGACAATATCGCCCTCGGACGCCCCGGCGCTTCGCCGGAAGAGATCATCGCGGCCGCGAAGGCGGTGGGCGCGCACGAGTTCATCGAGCAGCTTCCCGACGGTTACGACACCGACGTCAACAAGCGCGGCGGACGTGTCTCTGCCGGGCAGCGACAGCTCGTCTCATTCGCGCGGGCGTTCCTCGCGGATCCGGCTGTCCTGATCCTCGACGAGGCGACGGCATCGCTGGACATCCCGTCCGAACGCGCGATTCAGGACGCGTTGCAGACGCTGCTGGCGGATCGTACGGCGATCATCATCGCCCACCGCCTCTCGACCGTGGAGATCGCCGATCGCGTCTTGGTGATGGAGTACGGCGAGATCATCGAGGACGACAGCCCCGAGGCGCTCAAGCAGGGGACCGGAAAATTCGCGCAACTGCACAAGGCATGGCAGGACTCACTGGTCTGA
- a CDS encoding ABC transporter ATP-binding protein yields MSSQNASGARPRLPLHRALLRLLPFARKDLPRIALGGFSALGASIVALLIPTALEWIVGGPISSGATSAVVWGAVAVLGLGLVEAGLVWLRRWLVLAPATAIEYNLRQRFYNRLQKLPIEFHDRWQGGQLLSRMMQDLGVIRRWMAFGLIMLVVNLLTVVLGSVLLFQWHWMLGTIFVVSGIPLWISAVRFERTYGRLARMSQDQQGDIATSVEQSVHGIRVLKAFGRGPYALQKFRRQAETLRGTEMQKARAIAGIDFVLVLMPELAFAASLALGIWLAATGQIAISELFAFFAMATILRWPIESIGFLFSFMLDARTATDRVFEIFDAVDTITDPAEPVTIAEPRGALVFDDVHFRYQDARDHERDLLNGIELAVEPGETMALVGLTGSGKTTLTTLPTRLYDVTEGSVTLDGVDVRDLALVELRTHIATAFEDATLFSASVRENVLLGRDDLDVFSEEAERVLREALGVAQAEFVDDLPEGTETMIGEEGMSLSGGQRQRLALARAVAARPRVIVMDDPLSALDVNTEERVQVELKRVLAGTTALIIAHRPSTVALADRVALLEDGRISAVGTHSELLAGSASYRRVLSSLEAEDREESAQRLDPAQELDEQKEAGR; encoded by the coding sequence ATGTCTTCTCAAAACGCCTCTGGCGCGCGTCCGCGCCTTCCGCTCCACCGCGCCCTCCTGCGACTCCTGCCGTTCGCCCGGAAAGACCTTCCGCGTATCGCGCTCGGCGGGTTCTCGGCGCTGGGGGCGTCGATCGTGGCGCTGCTGATCCCGACCGCACTCGAATGGATCGTCGGCGGACCGATCTCCAGCGGTGCGACGAGTGCGGTGGTGTGGGGGGCTGTCGCCGTTCTCGGCCTCGGGCTCGTCGAGGCGGGGCTCGTCTGGCTGCGCCGCTGGCTCGTGCTCGCCCCGGCCACTGCGATCGAGTACAACCTCCGGCAGCGGTTCTACAACCGCCTCCAGAAGCTCCCGATCGAGTTCCACGACCGGTGGCAGGGCGGGCAGCTGCTTAGCCGCATGATGCAGGACCTCGGCGTGATCCGTCGCTGGATGGCGTTTGGTCTCATCATGCTCGTGGTCAACCTGTTGACGGTCGTGCTCGGATCGGTGCTGCTGTTCCAGTGGCACTGGATGCTCGGCACGATCTTTGTGGTGTCGGGCATTCCGCTGTGGATCAGCGCCGTGCGCTTCGAGCGGACCTACGGGCGCCTGGCGCGCATGAGTCAGGACCAGCAGGGCGACATCGCGACGAGCGTGGAACAGAGCGTGCATGGCATCCGCGTGCTCAAGGCGTTCGGCCGCGGCCCGTACGCGCTGCAGAAGTTCCGTCGACAGGCCGAGACACTCCGCGGCACCGAGATGCAGAAGGCTCGCGCGATCGCCGGCATCGACTTCGTGCTCGTCCTCATGCCGGAGCTCGCCTTCGCGGCGTCGCTCGCGCTGGGGATCTGGCTCGCGGCGACGGGACAGATCGCCATCTCCGAGCTGTTCGCATTCTTCGCGATGGCGACGATCCTGCGCTGGCCGATCGAGTCGATCGGGTTTCTGTTCTCCTTCATGCTCGACGCCCGCACGGCGACGGACCGCGTGTTCGAGATCTTCGATGCGGTCGACACGATCACCGACCCGGCCGAGCCCGTCACCATCGCCGAGCCACGGGGCGCGCTCGTCTTCGACGACGTGCACTTCCGTTACCAGGACGCGCGCGATCATGAACGCGATCTGCTCAACGGCATCGAGCTGGCGGTCGAGCCGGGCGAGACGATGGCGCTCGTGGGGCTGACGGGATCCGGCAAGACGACGCTGACGACGCTGCCGACCCGGCTGTACGACGTGACCGAGGGAAGCGTCACGCTCGACGGCGTCGACGTGCGCGACCTCGCGCTTGTCGAGCTGCGTACGCACATCGCGACCGCCTTCGAGGACGCGACACTGTTCTCCGCGTCGGTGCGCGAGAACGTGCTGCTCGGCCGCGACGACCTCGACGTGTTCTCGGAGGAAGCCGAAAGGGTCCTCCGCGAGGCGCTGGGGGTCGCCCAGGCGGAGTTCGTCGACGATCTGCCGGAAGGCACCGAGACGATGATCGGCGAGGAGGGGATGAGTCTCTCCGGCGGACAGCGCCAGCGCCTCGCTCTCGCCCGCGCGGTCGCCGCCCGGCCGCGCGTGATCGTGATGGACGACCCGCTGTCGGCGCTCGATGTCAACACAGAAGAGCGCGTGCAGGTCGAGCTGAAGCGCGTGCTCGCCGGCACCACGGCGCTGATCATCGCGCACCGGCCGTCGACGGTCGCGCTCGCCGACCGCGTCGCGCTTCTCGAAGACGGCCGGATCTCCGCCGTCGGAACCCACAGCGAACTGCTGGCCGGGTCGGCGAGCTACCGACGGGTGCTCTCCAGCCTCGAGGCCGAGGACCGCGAGGAGAGCGCGCAGCGCCTCGACCCCGCGCAGGAGCTCGACGAGCAGAAGGAGGCGGGGCGATGA
- the purH gene encoding bifunctional phosphoribosylaminoimidazolecarboxamide formyltransferase/IMP cyclohydrolase, with product MAGPSNDPSLYRHRDVVPIKRALVSVSDKTDLLPLAAALAGAGVEIISTGSTAAKIRSAGHDVTDVAEVTGVPEMLDGRVKTLHPNVHGALLGDLRLEHHESQLNDLGIEPFQLVVVNLYPFVETVQSGAEGEGVVDQIDIGGPAMVRASAKNYANVAIVVDPSSYTSIIDAVKKGGTSLQERKELAARAFAHTASYDTAVAQWFAEETMEGETVLPDHLTVQAEKIEDLRYGENAHQRAAIYTRVGGYGIAQAEQLQGKPMSFNNYTDADAALRAAYDMVLPAVAIMKHANPCGIAIADPKALDSIASAHLRAHECDPLSAFGGVIAANRPVTLKMAENLRDIFTEVIVAPDFEPDALEMFRSKKNLRLLKLPSNWQQERMDIRLVSGGLLLQDADLFPDDDFESVAKNWELVAGEEPDMPLADLVFAWKSSRAVKSNAIVLAKNMATVGIGMGQVNRVDSCRLAVERAGDRVAGTIAASDAFFPFSDGPEVLMDAGVKVIIQPGGSVRDEETIELAKSRGVSMYFTGERHFFH from the coding sequence ATGGCCGGTCCGAGCAACGACCCTTCGCTCTATCGCCACCGCGACGTGGTTCCGATCAAGCGGGCGCTGGTGTCCGTCAGCGACAAGACCGACCTGCTTCCGCTCGCCGCCGCGCTCGCGGGCGCGGGCGTCGAGATCATCTCGACCGGTTCCACCGCTGCGAAGATCCGCTCAGCGGGCCACGACGTCACCGACGTCGCTGAGGTGACCGGCGTGCCCGAGATGCTCGACGGGCGTGTCAAGACGCTGCACCCGAACGTGCATGGTGCGCTGCTGGGCGACCTGCGCCTCGAGCACCACGAGTCTCAGCTGAACGACCTCGGCATCGAGCCGTTCCAGCTCGTCGTCGTCAACCTCTATCCGTTCGTCGAGACGGTGCAGTCCGGTGCCGAGGGCGAAGGCGTCGTCGACCAGATCGACATCGGCGGCCCGGCGATGGTGCGCGCGTCCGCGAAGAACTATGCGAACGTCGCGATCGTCGTGGATCCGTCGTCGTACACCTCGATCATCGACGCGGTGAAGAAGGGCGGCACGTCACTGCAGGAGCGCAAGGAACTCGCCGCGCGGGCGTTCGCACACACCGCCTCCTACGATACCGCCGTCGCGCAGTGGTTCGCGGAGGAGACGATGGAGGGCGAGACCGTCCTTCCCGACCACCTCACGGTTCAGGCCGAGAAGATCGAAGACCTGCGCTACGGCGAGAACGCGCACCAGCGCGCCGCGATTTACACGCGCGTCGGCGGGTACGGCATCGCTCAGGCCGAGCAGCTGCAGGGCAAGCCGATGTCGTTCAACAACTACACCGATGCCGATGCCGCGCTCCGTGCGGCGTATGACATGGTCCTGCCGGCCGTGGCGATCATGAAGCACGCCAATCCGTGCGGCATCGCGATCGCCGACCCGAAGGCGCTCGACTCGATCGCGAGCGCGCACCTGCGCGCCCACGAGTGCGACCCGTTGTCGGCGTTCGGCGGCGTGATCGCCGCCAACCGCCCGGTCACGCTGAAGATGGCAGAGAACCTGCGCGACATCTTCACGGAGGTCATCGTCGCTCCTGACTTCGAGCCCGACGCCCTCGAGATGTTCCGGTCCAAGAAGAACCTGCGTCTGCTGAAGCTGCCGTCGAACTGGCAGCAGGAGCGCATGGACATTCGGCTCGTCTCCGGCGGGCTCCTCCTGCAGGATGCCGATCTGTTTCCCGACGACGACTTCGAATCGGTCGCGAAGAACTGGGAGCTCGTCGCGGGTGAGGAGCCAGACATGCCGCTCGCCGACCTCGTCTTCGCCTGGAAGAGCAGCCGTGCGGTCAAGTCGAATGCCATCGTCCTCGCGAAGAACATGGCGACCGTCGGAATCGGCATGGGGCAGGTCAACCGCGTCGACTCCTGTCGCCTCGCCGTGGAGCGCGCCGGCGACCGCGTAGCGGGCACCATCGCCGCGTCCGACGCGTTCTTCCCGTTCTCCGATGGCCCCGAGGTCCTGATGGACGCGGGCGTCAAGGTCATCATCCAGCCCGGTGGGTCCGTGCGGGACGAAGAGACCATCGAACTCGCGAAGTCGCGTGGTGTATCCATGTACTTCACGGGGGAGCGCCACTTCTTCCATTGA
- the purN gene encoding phosphoribosylglycinamide formyltransferase, producing MLKVAVLISGAGSNLRAFLETVSESTFPARVVAVGADRDADGLSHATHFEVPTFSVPFRDFASRDEWGAALAAQLRTYAPDLIVLSGLMRLLPQAVVDEFAPRIVNTHPAYLPEFPGAHGVRDALAAGAVETGASVIQVDGGVDSGPILAQERVPVEPGDTEPTLHARIKPVERRLLSDVVRRIATGDLILT from the coding sequence GTGCTGAAAGTCGCGGTCCTCATCTCGGGCGCCGGTTCCAACCTGCGTGCCTTTCTCGAGACGGTGTCTGAGTCGACCTTTCCGGCGCGTGTGGTGGCGGTCGGGGCCGACCGCGACGCCGACGGCCTTTCTCACGCCACGCACTTCGAGGTGCCGACGTTCTCCGTGCCGTTTCGCGACTTCGCCTCGCGGGACGAATGGGGCGCCGCGCTGGCCGCGCAGCTTCGCACGTATGCGCCCGACCTGATCGTGCTGAGCGGGTTGATGCGCCTGCTGCCGCAGGCTGTCGTCGACGAGTTCGCCCCGCGCATCGTCAACACACACCCCGCCTACCTCCCCGAGTTCCCGGGAGCGCACGGCGTGCGCGACGCACTCGCCGCCGGCGCCGTCGAGACCGGGGCGAGCGTCATCCAGGTCGACGGCGGAGTCGACTCGGGACCGATCCTCGCCCAGGAGCGCGTGCCGGTCGAACCCGGTGACACCGAGCCGACGCTGCACGCCCGCATCAAGCCCGTCGAACGCCGCCTCCTCTCCGACGTGGTGCGTCGGATCGCGACCGGCGACCTCATCCTGACCTGA